The following coding sequences lie in one Cronobacter universalis NCTC 9529 genomic window:
- the cydX gene encoding cytochrome bd-I oxidase subunit CydX, with protein MWYFAWILGTLLACAFGVITALALEHVEATKAGKVES; from the coding sequence ATGTGGTATTTCGCCTGGATTCTCGGAACGCTTCTTGCCTGTGCTTTCGGGGTCATTACCGCGCTGGCGCTTGAGCATGTCGAAGCGACCAAAGCTGGTAAAGTCGAGTCGTGA
- the ybgE gene encoding cyd operon protein YbgE, translated as MKRLITALYALMDKSPLRALSLIMALVLAGCIFWDPSRFAAKTSGLAIWQGLFLMWAVCAGVIHGVGFRLRAVHWQGIFCPPIAFLVMLAGLIFFFG; from the coding sequence ATGAAACGCCTCATCACCGCGCTTTACGCGCTGATGGATAAGAGCCCGCTAAGGGCTCTTTCCTTAATCATGGCGCTGGTGCTGGCCGGTTGCATATTCTGGGACCCGTCGCGCTTCGCGGCGAAGACCAGCGGCCTTGCAATCTGGCAGGGCTTGTTCCTGATGTGGGCCGTCTGCGCGGGTGTGATTCACGGCGTGGGTTTTCGTCTTCGCGCCGTACACTGGCAGGGAATTTTCTGTCCGCCGATCGCCTTTCTGGTGATGCTGGCGGGGCTGATTTTTTTCTTCGGCTGA
- the ybgC gene encoding tol-pal system-associated acyl-CoA thioesterase — MSTTLFRWPVRVYYEDTDAGGVVYHASYVAFYERARTEMLRHHHFSQQDLLAERVAFVVRRMSLEYLAPARLDDMLEVQTEITTLRGTSMVFRQRIVNAENQLLNEAEVLIVCVDPLLMKPRALPKSIVAEFKQ; from the coding sequence GTGAGCACAACGCTGTTTCGATGGCCGGTTCGTGTCTATTACGAAGACACCGACGCCGGTGGTGTGGTTTACCACGCCAGTTACGTCGCCTTTTATGAAAGAGCACGCACAGAGATGCTGCGCCACCACCATTTTAGTCAGCAAGATTTACTGGCGGAGCGAGTAGCCTTTGTGGTTCGCAGGATGTCGCTTGAGTATCTTGCGCCTGCCCGACTCGACGATATGCTCGAAGTCCAGACCGAAATTACAACGCTGCGTGGCACCTCCATGGTGTTCAGGCAACGGATTGTTAACGCGGAAAACCAGCTCCTCAATGAAGCCGAGGTGTTGATTGTCTGCGTTGATCCACTCTTAATGAAGCCTCGTGCGCTTCCCAAGTCTATTGTCGCGGAGTTCAAGCAGTGA
- the tolQ gene encoding Tol-Pal system protein TolQ: MTDMNILDLFLKASLLVKLIMLILIGFSIASWAIIIQRTRILNAASREAEAFEDKFWSGIELSRLYQESQGRRENLSGSEQIFYAGFKEFARLHRANSHAPEAIVEGASRAMRISMNRELETLETHIPFLGTVGSISPYIGLFGTVWGIMHAFIALGAVKQATLQMVAPGIAEALIATAIGLFAAIPAVMAYNRLNQRVNKLELNYDNFMEEFTAILHRQAFTSTSTSESNKG; the protein is encoded by the coding sequence GTGACTGACATGAATATCCTTGATTTGTTCCTGAAGGCAAGTCTTCTGGTCAAACTTATCATGTTGATTTTGATTGGTTTTTCAATCGCGTCCTGGGCCATCATCATTCAGCGAACGCGCATCCTCAATGCCGCGTCGCGCGAAGCGGAAGCCTTTGAAGATAAATTCTGGTCGGGCATTGAGCTCTCTCGCCTGTATCAGGAGAGCCAGGGGCGTCGCGAAAACCTCTCCGGCTCCGAGCAGATCTTCTACGCCGGATTTAAAGAGTTCGCCCGTCTGCATCGCGCCAACAGCCATGCGCCGGAAGCGATTGTCGAAGGGGCGTCGCGCGCGATGCGTATCTCGATGAACCGCGAGCTTGAAACCCTCGAAACGCATATTCCTTTCCTCGGCACCGTAGGTTCCATCAGCCCGTACATCGGTCTGTTCGGCACCGTGTGGGGGATCATGCACGCCTTTATCGCGCTGGGTGCTGTGAAACAGGCGACGCTGCAGATGGTGGCTCCGGGTATCGCGGAAGCGCTTATCGCCACGGCGATCGGTCTGTTCGCGGCTATTCCGGCGGTCATGGCCTATAACCGTCTGAACCAGCGCGTGAACAAGCTGGAGCTTAATTACGACAACTTTATGGAAGAGTTCACGGCTATCCTGCATCGTCAGGCTTTCACCAGCACCAGTACAAGCGAAAGCAACAAGGGGTAA
- the tolR gene encoding colicin uptake protein TolR encodes MARTRGRGRRDLKSEINIVPLLDVLLVLLLIFMATAPIITQSVEVDLPDATDSQTVSSNDNPPVIIEVSGVGQYSVVVEKDRMDQLPAEQIVAEAQRRLQENPKTVFLIGGAKEVPYDEIIKALNLLHQAGVKSVGLMTQPI; translated from the coding sequence ATGGCCAGAACACGTGGACGTGGTCGTCGTGATCTGAAATCTGAAATCAACATCGTCCCGTTACTGGACGTGCTGCTGGTGCTGCTGCTGATTTTTATGGCGACGGCCCCCATCATCACCCAGAGCGTGGAAGTGGATTTGCCGGACGCCACGGATTCCCAGACCGTCAGCAGCAATGACAACCCGCCGGTGATTATTGAAGTCTCCGGCGTGGGCCAGTACAGCGTGGTGGTGGAAAAAGACCGTATGGATCAGCTGCCTGCTGAGCAGATTGTTGCCGAGGCGCAGCGTCGTCTGCAGGAGAATCCGAAGACCGTCTTTTTAATCGGTGGCGCCAAAGAGGTTCCTTACGACGAGATTATTAAAGCGCTGAACCTGTTACATCAGGCGGGCGTAAAATCTGTCGGCTTAATGACGCAGCCTATCTGA